The following proteins come from a genomic window of Mycolicibacterium rufum:
- a CDS encoding MCE family protein, which translates to MTDQNPSSGKGRVLRVALAVVLVAVLVSGVYVLWPSRTGHKVVAHFSSAVGLYSGDEVRVIGVPVGRIDSIEPRADDVKITMSIDDGIKLPANAQALIISPNLVAARFIQLTPAYTGGPVMADGAEIGLDRTAVPVEWDEVKEQLTQLSSELGPQQNSVQGPLKAFVDQAADTLDGNGDSFRQAIRELSQTAGRLGDSRTDLFGTVRNLQVLVNALSNSNEQIVQFTNHVASVSQVLADSSADLDNTLGTLNQALSDVKGLLGDNNKALIDQVAKLTDFTNLLTEHSDDIEQILHVAPNGLANFYNIYNPAQGTVGGLLSLPNFANPVQFVCGGTFDAGYSTDNFKRAEICRQRMGPVLKRITMNFPPVLFHPINSITAYKGQIIYDTPATEAKAQTPVPYLQWQNAPGTTPPQLAPGADLSSLFLPSAASSAAPQSSSHNGGPAAAPATGPAPGPAPVPAGGGG; encoded by the coding sequence ATGACAGACCAGAATCCGAGCTCCGGAAAGGGCCGCGTGCTGCGTGTCGCACTGGCGGTCGTCCTCGTCGCCGTGCTGGTGTCGGGCGTGTACGTGCTGTGGCCGTCGCGCACCGGGCACAAGGTCGTCGCGCACTTCTCGTCCGCGGTCGGGCTCTACTCGGGTGACGAGGTACGCGTCATCGGGGTCCCGGTGGGTCGCATCGACTCGATCGAGCCGCGCGCCGACGACGTCAAGATCACCATGTCGATCGACGACGGCATCAAGCTTCCGGCGAACGCGCAGGCACTGATCATCTCGCCGAACCTGGTGGCAGCGCGATTCATCCAGCTCACCCCCGCCTACACGGGCGGCCCGGTGATGGCCGACGGCGCCGAGATCGGGCTGGACCGAACCGCAGTGCCGGTCGAGTGGGACGAGGTGAAGGAGCAGCTGACCCAGCTCAGTTCCGAGCTGGGACCGCAACAGAACTCCGTGCAGGGACCGCTCAAAGCCTTCGTCGACCAGGCCGCCGACACCCTCGACGGCAACGGCGACTCATTCCGGCAGGCGATCCGCGAGCTGTCGCAGACCGCAGGACGCCTCGGCGATTCGCGCACCGACCTGTTCGGCACCGTCCGCAACCTGCAGGTGCTGGTGAACGCGCTGTCGAACAGCAACGAGCAGATCGTCCAATTCACCAACCACGTCGCGTCGGTGTCCCAGGTACTCGCCGACAGCTCTGCCGACCTGGACAACACGCTCGGCACGCTGAACCAGGCGCTGTCCGACGTGAAGGGTCTGCTGGGTGACAACAACAAGGCGTTGATCGACCAGGTCGCCAAGCTCACCGATTTCACGAACCTGCTCACCGAGCACAGCGACGACATCGAGCAGATCCTGCACGTGGCGCCGAACGGCCTGGCGAACTTCTATAACATCTACAACCCCGCCCAGGGCACGGTCGGCGGATTGTTGTCTCTGCCCAACTTCGCCAATCCGGTGCAGTTCGTCTGCGGCGGCACCTTCGATGCCGGATATTCGACGGACAACTTCAAGCGCGCGGAGATCTGCCGTCAGCGGATGGGGCCCGTGCTCAAACGAATCACCATGAATTTCCCACCTGTGCTGTTCCACCCGATCAACAGCATCACCGCCTACAAGGGCCAGATCATCTACGACACCCCGGCCACCGAGGCGAAGGCCCAGACGCCGGTACCGTACCTGCAGTGGCAGAACGCGCCAGGCACCACACCGCCGCAGCTGGCACCGGGAGCCGATTTGAGCTCGCTGTTTCTGCCGTCGGCGGCGAGCAGTGCTGCGCCGCAGAGTTCGTCGCACAACGGTGGCCCCGCGGCGGCACCGGCGACCGGACCTGCACCGGGTCCCGCGCCCGTGCCGGCCGGAGGGGGTGGATGA
- a CDS encoding MCE family protein encodes MMRNVVKPALALSMLTVLVSGCEFGGLNSLNMPGTAGHGEGAFSITVELPDVATLPQNSPVMVNDVTVGSVSGIDAVQRADGSFYAAVKLSLDKDVTLPANAVAKVAQTSLLGSQHIELAAPEGKAVGRLAQGNQIPLDRTGRYPTTEEVLSSLGVVVNKGNLGALQDITEEFYNAVVDRQGTFTDLIPRLAELTSSLDRQTNDIIAAAEGLDRFAGILARSKDSLGRTLDTLPAALEVLDRNSATIVDTFTALRRLAVVGSKILSETKVYLAEDLKDFFPVIKALNDNADDFIKALEFLPTFPFHYQYLRKAVRGDYLNVFVTFDLTLRRLGESVFTTSLGLDPNMKRMGEIINPPDFLTGAMANLSGQAADPFTIPPGTATQHEGAP; translated from the coding sequence ATGATGCGCAACGTCGTCAAACCGGCGCTGGCCCTCAGCATGCTGACGGTCCTGGTGTCGGGATGTGAATTCGGCGGTCTGAACTCGCTGAACATGCCCGGCACCGCCGGCCACGGTGAGGGCGCGTTCTCGATCACCGTGGAACTCCCCGATGTCGCGACGCTGCCCCAGAATTCACCGGTCATGGTCAACGACGTGACGGTCGGCAGTGTCTCGGGCATCGACGCGGTGCAGCGTGCCGACGGGTCGTTCTACGCGGCGGTCAAACTGTCGCTGGACAAGGACGTCACCCTGCCGGCCAACGCCGTGGCCAAGGTGGCCCAGACCTCACTGCTGGGATCCCAGCACATCGAGCTCGCCGCGCCGGAGGGCAAGGCCGTCGGCCGGCTGGCCCAGGGCAACCAGATCCCGCTGGACCGCACCGGCCGCTACCCGACGACCGAGGAAGTGCTGTCGTCGCTGGGTGTCGTCGTCAACAAGGGCAATCTCGGTGCGCTGCAGGACATCACCGAGGAGTTCTACAACGCCGTCGTCGACCGGCAGGGCACGTTCACCGACCTGATCCCGCGCCTGGCCGAGCTGACGTCGTCGCTGGACCGCCAGACCAACGACATCATCGCCGCCGCCGAGGGGCTGGACCGGTTCGCGGGCATCCTCGCACGGAGCAAGGACAGCCTGGGCCGCACCCTGGACACCCTGCCCGCGGCGCTCGAGGTGCTCGACCGCAACAGCGCCACCATCGTGGACACGTTCACCGCGCTGCGGCGGCTCGCCGTCGTCGGTTCGAAAATCCTGTCCGAGACCAAGGTGTACTTGGCCGAGGACCTCAAGGACTTCTTCCCGGTGATCAAAGCGCTCAACGACAACGCCGACGACTTCATCAAGGCCCTCGAGTTCCTGCCGACGTTCCCGTTCCACTACCAGTACCTGCGCAAGGCCGTCCGTGGCGATTACCTCAACGTGTTCGTCACGTTCGACCTGACGCTGCGGCGCCTCGGCGAGTCGGTGTTCACCACCTCGCTCGGGCTGGACCCGAACATGAAACGGATGGGAGAGATCATCAACCCGCCCGACTTCCTGACCGGGGCGATGGCGAACCTGTCCGGTCAGGCGGCCGATCCCTTCACGATCCCGCCGGGCACGGCGACCCAGCACGAGGGGGCACCGTAG
- a CDS encoding MCE family protein, which produces MLDRLSRIQLSIFAVVTVLTVGAISIFYLRVPEAIGLNSYQVTANFTAAGGLYQNANVTYRGVTVGQVESVGLSDTGVVAHMRLNSGTPVPDNVTATVKSVSAVGEQYVDLVPPAKASSARLRNGSDIPVDRTAIGQDIAGLLHQADALVSSVGNSRIKDLLRETFKAFNGSGPELARLIQSARLLVDEANANYGQTTQLIDQAGPFLDAQIASGDSIRSLAEGLGRFTGEVANADPQLRTLLQTAPGAAGVASDTFEGIRPDFPMLAANLANLGRIGVIYNKSIEQALVIFPALLAALNTVAGGVPADEGGKLDFKVDLGDTPPCSVGFVPPTQIRSPADTTLRELPTDMFCKVPQNDPSVVRGARNYPCQEFPGKRAPTIQLCRDPKGYVPVGTNPWRGPPVPLGTPIEDGRNILPPNKFPFIPPQVDPDPGPPVVQLPPGAVPGPGPAPHAPFPLPVPPNEPGPLPAPWPYFAPPDQVVPPYGRTPPGPPAPAPGTPAPAPAAPAPAPAAPTPSGPLLPAEAVPQAAGPAMASYDKNGEFVDPAGGTGIFAPGADKLAPAENWVDLMLSPKQV; this is translated from the coding sequence ATGCTGGACCGGCTCTCCAGGATTCAACTCTCGATCTTCGCGGTCGTCACGGTGCTGACCGTCGGGGCGATCTCGATCTTCTACCTGCGGGTGCCCGAGGCGATCGGGCTGAACTCCTACCAGGTGACCGCGAACTTCACCGCGGCGGGCGGTCTGTACCAGAACGCCAACGTGACCTACCGCGGGGTGACCGTCGGACAGGTGGAGTCCGTCGGCCTCAGCGACACCGGCGTGGTCGCGCACATGCGGCTCAACAGCGGAACACCGGTGCCCGACAACGTGACCGCCACGGTCAAGAGCGTTTCCGCGGTCGGTGAGCAGTACGTCGACCTCGTTCCGCCCGCCAAGGCCTCGTCCGCGAGGCTGCGCAACGGCTCCGACATCCCGGTGGACCGCACCGCCATCGGTCAGGACATCGCGGGCCTGCTCCACCAGGCCGACGCCTTGGTCAGCAGCGTGGGCAACAGCCGCATCAAGGATCTGCTGCGCGAGACGTTCAAGGCGTTCAACGGATCCGGGCCGGAACTCGCGCGGTTGATCCAGTCGGCCCGGCTCCTGGTCGACGAGGCCAACGCCAACTACGGGCAGACCACGCAGCTGATCGACCAGGCGGGGCCGTTCCTGGATGCGCAGATCGCCAGCGGCGACAGCATCCGGTCGCTGGCCGAAGGCCTGGGGCGGTTCACCGGTGAGGTGGCCAACGCCGACCCGCAATTGCGCACGCTGCTGCAGACCGCGCCCGGGGCCGCCGGCGTCGCGAGCGACACGTTCGAGGGGATCCGGCCGGACTTCCCGATGCTGGCGGCCAACCTGGCGAACCTGGGCCGGATCGGCGTCATCTACAACAAGTCGATCGAGCAGGCGCTGGTGATCTTCCCCGCGCTGCTGGCGGCGCTGAACACCGTCGCCGGCGGTGTTCCGGCCGACGAGGGCGGCAAGCTCGACTTCAAAGTCGATCTCGGTGATACACCGCCGTGTTCGGTCGGGTTCGTGCCGCCGACGCAGATCCGCTCACCGGCCGACACGACGCTGCGCGAACTGCCGACCGACATGTTTTGTAAGGTGCCACAGAACGATCCCAGTGTGGTGCGTGGGGCGCGCAATTATCCGTGCCAGGAGTTCCCCGGCAAACGCGCGCCGACGATTCAGCTGTGCCGCGACCCCAAGGGCTACGTTCCGGTCGGCACCAACCCGTGGCGGGGGCCGCCGGTGCCGCTCGGGACGCCGATCGAGGACGGTCGCAACATCCTGCCGCCCAACAAGTTTCCGTTCATCCCGCCTCAGGTCGATCCCGATCCCGGGCCGCCCGTGGTGCAGCTTCCGCCGGGTGCGGTGCCCGGACCGGGTCCGGCCCCGCACGCGCCGTTCCCGCTGCCGGTGCCGCCCAACGAACCGGGTCCGCTGCCGGCCCCGTGGCCGTACTTCGCGCCGCCCGATCAGGTGGTGCCGCCGTACGGCCGGACCCCACCCGGTCCGCCGGCGCCCGCCCCGGGCACCCCCGCGCCGGCGCCTGCCGCGCCGGCCCCGGCACCCGCGGCGCCGACACCGTCGGGACCGCTACTGCCCGCCGAGGCGGTGCCCCAGGCCGCTGGCCCCGCGATGGCGAGCTACGACAAGAACGGTGAGTTCGTCGACCCTGCCGGCGGGACTGGCATCTTCGCCCCCGGAGCTGACAAACTAGCGCCCGCAGAGAACTGGGTCGACCTGATGTTGTCTCCGAAGCAGGTATAG
- a CDS encoding mammalian cell entry protein — protein MPRPARRRASRAAGPAAGTEPESVTAVVVDAPSVKVRPSMSATPPPRRSAHRGLVALASLLTLVVLAGAVGGGVYWMLDTQRTEKAQMARDQRFVDTASQLVVNMFSYTQDDIDDSVNRFVNSTSGPLRDMLSQDNNVDNLKAIFRDTNASSEAVINGAALEKVDDVSGNAAVLVSARVTVTDIDGTNKPSQPYRMRVIVHEDDNGHMTGYDLKYPNGGN, from the coding sequence GTGCCCAGGCCCGCGCGCCGGCGCGCCTCGCGGGCCGCAGGCCCGGCCGCCGGGACGGAACCCGAGAGCGTCACGGCGGTCGTCGTCGACGCCCCCTCCGTCAAGGTGCGGCCGTCGATGTCGGCGACACCGCCGCCGCGGCGGTCCGCGCACCGCGGGCTGGTGGCGCTGGCGTCGCTGCTGACGCTGGTGGTTCTCGCCGGCGCCGTGGGTGGCGGCGTGTACTGGATGCTCGACACCCAGCGCACCGAGAAGGCCCAGATGGCCCGCGACCAACGCTTCGTCGACACCGCCTCCCAGCTGGTCGTGAACATGTTCAGTTACACCCAGGACGACATCGACGACAGCGTGAACCGCTTCGTCAACAGCACCAGCGGCCCGCTCCGCGACATGCTCAGCCAGGACAACAACGTCGACAACCTCAAGGCGATCTTCCGGGACACCAACGCCAGCTCGGAGGCCGTCATCAACGGCGCTGCGCTGGAGAAGGTCGACGACGTCAGCGGCAACGCCGCGGTGCTGGTGTCGGCGCGGGTCACCGTGACCGACATCGACGGCACCAACAAGCCCTCGCAGCCCTACCGGATGCGGGTGATCGTGCACGAGGACGACAACGGGCACATGACCGGTTACGACCTGAAGTATCCGAACGGCGGCAACTGA
- a CDS encoding mammalian cell entry protein has translation MGDRIARLVAALGVLLAVGVVALGAVGGWLYWNGVELTGEQTARQELAPLAQQQIPKVFGYDYQTVERSLNEIYPLLTPDYRREFEDRATKDIIPQARDRQLVSQANVVGVGVLEAQRNSASVMVYMNRTVTDKSRQPVYDGSRLRVDYQKVDGKWLISYITPI, from the coding sequence ATGGGGGATCGGATCGCCAGGCTGGTCGCGGCGCTCGGTGTGCTGCTGGCCGTCGGGGTGGTCGCCCTCGGCGCCGTCGGCGGGTGGCTGTACTGGAACGGGGTCGAGCTCACAGGCGAGCAGACCGCCCGGCAGGAGCTCGCTCCCCTCGCCCAGCAACAGATCCCGAAGGTGTTCGGCTACGACTACCAGACCGTCGAGCGCAGCCTCAACGAGATCTATCCGCTGCTGACGCCGGACTACCGCCGCGAGTTCGAGGACCGCGCGACCAAAGACATCATCCCGCAGGCCCGCGATCGCCAACTCGTCAGCCAGGCCAACGTGGTGGGTGTGGGAGTGCTGGAGGCGCAACGCAATTCGGCTTCGGTGATGGTCTACATGAACCGCACCGTGACGGACAAGTCGCGCCAGCCCGTCTACGACGGGAGTCGGCTGCGCGTCGACTACCAGAAAGTCGACGGCAAGTGGTTGATCAGCTACATCACGCCGATCTAG
- a CDS encoding alpha,alpha-trehalose-phosphate synthase (UDP-forming) produces MTDPSGPEVRSGEADFVVVANRLPIDMVLLPDGTTEFKRSPGGLVTALEPLLRKRSGAWVGWPGVPQDADDPDRVDDPIEQDGMTLVPVRLSADDVAEYYEGFSNATLWPLYHDVIVKPIYHREWWDRYVEVNRRFAEATARTAAEDATVWVQDYQLQLVPKMLRMLRPDLTIGFFLHIPFPPVELFMQMPWRTEITEGLLGADLVGFHLPGGAQNFLILARRLVGANTSRGSVGVRSRFGEVTVGFRTVKVGAFPISIDSGDLDQQARTRRIRQRAREIRAELGNPRKILLGVDRLDYTKGIDVRLRAFSELLDEKRVDPDDTVLVQLATPSRERVESYIAMREDIERQVGHINGEYGEVGHPVLHYLHRPIPREDLIAFYVAADVMLVTPLRDGMNLVAKEYVACRSDLGGALVLSEFTGAAAELRQAYLTNPHHLEGVKDAIESALTQTPEEGRRRMRALRRQVLAHDVDRWARSFLEALAGTSD; encoded by the coding sequence ATGACCGACCCGAGCGGCCCCGAGGTCCGCTCCGGCGAGGCCGACTTCGTGGTCGTCGCCAACCGGTTGCCGATCGACATGGTGCTCCTGCCCGACGGCACCACCGAGTTCAAGCGCAGCCCGGGCGGGCTGGTGACCGCCCTCGAGCCGCTGCTGCGCAAGCGCAGCGGCGCATGGGTCGGCTGGCCGGGAGTGCCCCAGGACGCCGACGACCCGGACCGCGTCGACGATCCCATCGAGCAGGACGGCATGACGTTGGTGCCGGTGCGGCTCTCCGCCGACGACGTCGCCGAGTATTACGAGGGCTTCTCCAACGCCACGCTGTGGCCGCTCTACCACGACGTCATCGTCAAGCCCATCTACCACCGGGAGTGGTGGGACCGCTACGTCGAGGTCAACCGCCGCTTCGCCGAGGCGACCGCGCGGACCGCCGCCGAAGACGCCACCGTGTGGGTGCAGGACTACCAGCTGCAGCTGGTACCGAAGATGCTGCGCATGCTCCGCCCGGATCTGACCATCGGCTTCTTTCTGCACATCCCGTTCCCGCCGGTCGAACTGTTCATGCAGATGCCGTGGCGCACCGAGATCACCGAGGGTCTGCTGGGCGCCGACCTGGTCGGGTTCCATCTTCCCGGCGGCGCACAGAACTTCCTGATTCTGGCCCGCCGGCTGGTCGGCGCGAACACTTCCCGCGGCAGCGTGGGCGTCCGATCGCGGTTCGGTGAGGTCACCGTCGGCTTCCGCACCGTCAAGGTGGGCGCGTTCCCGATCTCGATCGACTCCGGAGATCTCGACCAGCAGGCCCGCACCCGCAGGATCCGTCAGCGCGCCCGCGAGATCCGCGCCGAGCTCGGCAACCCGCGCAAGATCCTGCTGGGCGTCGACCGGCTGGACTACACCAAGGGCATCGACGTGCGGCTGCGGGCGTTCTCCGAGCTGCTCGACGAGAAGCGCGTCGACCCCGACGACACCGTGCTGGTCCAGCTGGCCACTCCGAGCCGCGAGCGCGTGGAGAGCTACATCGCGATGCGCGAGGACATCGAGCGGCAGGTCGGGCACATCAACGGCGAGTACGGGGAGGTCGGCCACCCCGTGCTGCATTACCTCCACCGGCCCATCCCCCGCGAGGATCTGATCGCCTTCTACGTCGCCGCCGACGTCATGCTGGTGACCCCGCTGCGTGACGGCATGAACCTGGTGGCCAAGGAGTACGTGGCGTGCCGCAGCGATCTCGGCGGCGCGCTGGTGCTCAGCGAGTTCACCGGTGCCGCAGCGGAATTGCGACAGGCCTACCTGACCAACCCGCATCATCTCGAGGGGGTCAAGGACGCCATCGAGTCGGCGCTGACGCAGACCCCCGAGGAGGGCAGGCGGCGGATGCGGGCGCTGCGGCGGCAGGTGCTCGCCCACGACGTAGACCGCTGGGCCCGGTCGTTCCTGGAGGCGCTGGCGGGGACGTCAGACTAG